A region from the Gemmatimonadota bacterium genome encodes:
- a CDS encoding UvrD-helicase domain-containing protein — MNSSPPSLFDSLARLDGLNPPQREATEHFEGPILVLAGAGSGKTRVLTTRISHLVAHHGVPPDRILAVTFTNKAAGEMRERVAHLLGAEPSGMWIGTFHALGARMLRRHAPRLGFSRTFSIFDQEQSLRAMQRAVETVGLDPKRWSPKAVRAQISAAKNQLIDAQRFARENEGSFDIFARNVARVFPVYQDSLREQNALDFDDLLVQPVALLESAPDLLSHYQERFAFLLVDEYQDTNRAQFRFLELLAAQHRNLMVVGDDDQSIYGWRGADIRNILDFEKTYPGAALVRLEQNYRSTGNILAAANAAIAANLDRKGKTLFTDRDAGEALSVISAADEMDEARTVVEEIEARQLSHPTLANADFAVLYRTNAQSRALEEAFRRRGIPYQIVGGVRFYERREIQDALAYLRLIANPQDQGAFERIINVPRRGIGAKSLERINEFAAAGRTGLLEACRRAADADGLGTAAVRAFQGFAALIERFAELAKDIPVGELVQAVIEETDLLDHYRKEGPEGDDRVDNVRELIAGALDFDAEQLQGLDPEDREGFSDLDLYLQRVALVADIDSLKGEADTVTLMTLHNAKGLEFPAVFITGLEDGLFPLSRAYDQPAEMEEERRLFYVGLTRAMDKLILCHARQRRRAGEMMVGRLSPFVDAIPEELLDRRLTERARREYPSFVQERRHARERRRAQEQEPEVADFEYDFDQDRPRLLKGERVSHATFGSGTVVEVSGFGHDLKVTVDFTSVGRKKLLARYADLQKDFG; from the coding sequence GTGAATTCCTCGCCGCCTTCTCTCTTCGACAGCCTCGCTCGCCTGGACGGGCTCAACCCCCCACAGCGGGAGGCCACGGAGCACTTCGAGGGCCCTATCCTCGTGCTGGCGGGCGCGGGGTCCGGGAAGACCCGTGTGCTCACCACGCGGATCTCCCACCTGGTCGCGCATCACGGCGTGCCGCCCGACCGTATTCTCGCAGTCACCTTCACCAACAAGGCTGCGGGGGAGATGCGGGAGCGCGTCGCCCACCTACTGGGTGCCGAGCCGTCCGGGATGTGGATCGGCACCTTCCACGCGCTGGGTGCGCGCATGCTGCGCCGCCACGCACCCAGGCTGGGCTTCAGTCGCACATTCTCCATCTTCGATCAGGAACAGAGCCTGCGGGCCATGCAGCGAGCGGTCGAGACGGTGGGACTCGATCCCAAGCGATGGAGCCCCAAGGCGGTGCGGGCCCAGATCAGCGCGGCCAAGAATCAACTCATCGATGCGCAGCGCTTTGCCCGCGAGAACGAGGGAAGCTTCGACATCTTCGCCCGCAACGTGGCTCGGGTCTTTCCGGTCTACCAGGACTCCCTGCGTGAGCAGAACGCGTTGGACTTCGACGATCTGCTCGTGCAGCCCGTCGCACTGTTGGAGTCGGCTCCCGATCTGCTGAGCCACTATCAGGAGCGCTTCGCGTTCCTGTTGGTGGATGAGTATCAGGACACCAACCGTGCCCAGTTCCGCTTTCTCGAGCTGCTGGCAGCCCAGCACCGGAACCTCATGGTCGTGGGCGACGACGACCAGAGTATCTACGGGTGGCGAGGCGCGGACATCCGCAACATCCTCGACTTCGAGAAAACCTATCCGGGGGCGGCGCTGGTGCGCTTGGAGCAGAACTACCGCTCCACGGGCAACATTCTGGCGGCGGCCAACGCCGCCATCGCCGCCAACCTCGACCGCAAGGGCAAGACGCTGTTCACCGACCGCGACGCCGGCGAGGCGTTGAGCGTGATCAGTGCGGCGGATGAGATGGATGAGGCACGCACTGTCGTCGAGGAGATCGAAGCCCGGCAGCTGTCCCACCCGACCCTGGCCAATGCCGACTTCGCCGTTCTGTATCGGACCAACGCCCAGTCACGCGCACTCGAGGAAGCGTTTCGGCGGCGGGGGATCCCGTACCAGATCGTGGGCGGCGTGCGCTTCTACGAGCGACGAGAGATCCAGGATGCTCTGGCCTACCTGCGGCTCATCGCCAATCCCCAGGACCAAGGTGCGTTCGAGCGGATCATCAACGTTCCTCGCCGCGGGATCGGCGCCAAATCTCTGGAGCGTATCAACGAGTTCGCGGCGGCCGGGCGCACCGGGCTGTTGGAGGCCTGCCGACGCGCCGCCGATGCAGACGGCCTGGGCACTGCCGCCGTGCGGGCCTTCCAAGGCTTCGCTGCCTTGATCGAGCGCTTCGCCGAGTTGGCCAAGGACATCCCCGTCGGCGAGCTCGTGCAGGCGGTGATCGAGGAGACCGACCTCCTGGACCACTACCGCAAGGAGGGGCCGGAGGGCGACGATCGCGTCGACAACGTGCGTGAGTTGATCGCCGGTGCCCTCGACTTCGACGCCGAGCAGCTGCAGGGGCTCGACCCCGAGGACCGAGAGGGATTCAGCGATCTCGACCTGTACCTGCAGCGCGTCGCACTGGTGGCGGATATCGATTCGCTGAAGGGGGAAGCGGATACGGTCACGCTGATGACGTTGCACAACGCCAAGGGGCTCGAGTTTCCGGCGGTGTTCATCACCGGGCTCGAAGACGGGCTGTTTCCGCTTTCGCGGGCGTACGATCAACCGGCGGAGATGGAGGAGGAGCGCCGGCTCTTCTACGTGGGCCTGACCCGCGCTATGGACAAGCTGATCCTCTGCCACGCCAGGCAGCGGCGCCGTGCCGGAGAAATGATGGTCGGCCGTCTCTCTCCCTTTGTCGATGCCATCCCCGAGGAGTTGCTCGACCGGCGCCTCACGGAGCGGGCTCGGCGCGAGTACCCCTCCTTCGTACAGGAACGGCGCCACGCCCGGGAGCGACGCCGAGCGCAGGAACAGGAGCCCGAGGTCGCGGACTTCGAGTACGACTTCGACCAGGATCGGCCCCGCCTGCTCAAAGGAGAGCGTGTGTCCCACGCCACGTTCGGGTCAGGGACGGTCGTAGAGGTCTCTGGGTTCGGGCACGACCTCAAGGTGACGGTCGACTTCACGAGTGTGGGTCGAAAGAAGCTGCTGGCGCGCTACGCCGATCTGCAGAAGGATTTCGGCTAG
- a CDS encoding sensor domain-containing diguanylate cyclase — MAAAIGPALPLLPAAAAAVACLWIGVRAFRLSTPVGRGIGLTLGVLAVLWGAGALGALTHPTLPALAGLTATALATGALVLWSHPRLVEPRLHRALFDHIPSPALGLDARGRIVAANRAAQALCSRAGTGLLGLPVDRALADWPTLARVLSAPGPTARSAHSIGEREWALEVLDVGAAGRIAHLTDITPRNREEVLRRDREALLAGVLETSPNGILVLRPQRNPRGAVVDFLCVFANPGAERHLGSPAGPLTGRTLRQFLPSRAGELIPFLADAVFVNLPTETQLGIGNGSRERWFRVIALRVGEDVSTTLVDITDQRRREVEMEEAAHRDPLTGVLNRRGFENQARLWFPGPDRRAPGAALLYCDLDGFKPVNDQYGHQAGDRLLMAFARRLRGAVRAPDRVARLGGDEFALVLPNADGTTAQEVAERIVLEAGRPYHVDAQLLRCEVSIGIAVYPDDGDDLETLLVVADRRMYEAKQQPRSSSRNPSADRRSAPAASFDPHS, encoded by the coding sequence TTGGCTGCAGCGATCGGTCCTGCGCTCCCCCTCCTCCCGGCAGCAGCCGCCGCCGTGGCCTGCCTTTGGATCGGCGTGCGCGCCTTCCGACTGTCGACGCCCGTCGGGCGCGGCATCGGCCTTACCCTCGGGGTTCTGGCGGTTCTCTGGGGTGCAGGGGCGCTGGGGGCGCTCACGCATCCCACTCTCCCCGCGCTCGCGGGCCTGACCGCCACCGCGCTCGCTACGGGCGCACTCGTGCTCTGGTCGCACCCGCGGCTCGTGGAGCCCCGGCTTCACCGCGCGCTGTTCGACCACATCCCGTCTCCGGCGCTGGGCTTGGACGCCCGGGGCCGTATCGTGGCTGCCAACCGCGCTGCCCAGGCGCTCTGTTCCCGCGCCGGGACGGGCCTCCTCGGCCTCCCCGTCGACCGTGCTCTCGCGGACTGGCCGACGCTTGCGCGGGTGCTCTCCGCGCCAGGACCCACGGCCCGGTCGGCCCACAGCATCGGAGAACGGGAGTGGGCCCTCGAGGTCCTCGACGTGGGGGCAGCGGGTCGAATCGCGCACCTGACCGACATCACGCCACGCAACCGCGAGGAAGTCCTACGCCGCGACCGTGAGGCCCTGCTGGCGGGCGTGCTCGAGACCTCCCCCAACGGGATCCTGGTGCTACGACCGCAGCGCAATCCCCGGGGGGCGGTCGTGGACTTCCTCTGCGTGTTCGCCAACCCGGGCGCGGAGCGGCACCTGGGCTCCCCCGCAGGACCGCTCACCGGTCGGACGCTTCGGCAGTTCCTGCCCTCGCGTGCCGGCGAGCTGATCCCCTTCCTCGCGGACGCCGTGTTCGTGAATCTGCCGACTGAGACCCAGCTCGGCATCGGCAATGGCTCTCGCGAGCGTTGGTTCCGTGTGATCGCGCTGCGTGTTGGTGAAGACGTCTCCACCACCCTGGTCGATATCACGGACCAGCGTCGGCGCGAAGTCGAGATGGAGGAGGCCGCCCACCGCGATCCCCTGACGGGCGTGCTCAACCGTCGTGGCTTCGAGAACCAGGCCCGTCTCTGGTTCCCAGGGCCGGACCGCAGGGCCCCGGGCGCTGCGCTCCTGTACTGCGACCTGGACGGGTTCAAGCCCGTCAACGACCAGTATGGCCACCAAGCAGGAGACCGACTGCTCATGGCCTTCGCCCGTCGGCTCCGAGGCGCAGTCCGTGCCCCCGATCGGGTGGCCCGCCTCGGTGGTGACGAGTTCGCGCTGGTCCTCCCCAACGCGGACGGCACCACCGCGCAGGAGGTCGCAGAGCGAATCGTACTGGAGGCCGGGCGGCCCTATCACGTGGACGCGCAACTGCTCCGCTGCGAAGTGAGCATCGGAATCGCGGTCTATCCGGACGACGGCGACGATCTGGAAACCCTGCTCGTGGTCGCGGACCGGCGCATGTACGAAGCGAAGCAGCAGCCGCGTTCGTCTAGCCGAAATCCTTCTGCAGATCGGCGTAGCGCGCCAGCAGCTTCTTTCGACCCACACTCGTGA
- a CDS encoding zinc dependent phospholipase C family protein, translating to MSAFFSVPLACSLVWVLAVSLLDPTPLYAWGPATHIALGEGVLGALYLLPPMLRSLLERYPMQFLYGSIAADISFAKKYAEAGRHCHHWHVGEEILDAAGDDPLRAVAFGYLAHLAADTVAHNVYVPRQLLLTSTSKGLGHTYWEHRMDMHAGEAYLAEARRLITEHDHRAADELFDQVLSATLFSFQTNRRIFRGMIRVQGTERWQRVFDTVLKNSRFDLPDPLVRRYLEISFDSVIDYLVNRHRSAPATLDPIGEVNLRLAKQIRHRELADGAIDDPDLLARSADAFFPIPDAPLTFRAPQGVGTRGRLKPA from the coding sequence GTGAGCGCGTTCTTCTCCGTCCCCCTGGCCTGTTCGCTCGTCTGGGTCCTGGCCGTCTCCCTCCTGGATCCGACACCGCTCTATGCCTGGGGGCCGGCCACGCACATCGCGTTGGGGGAGGGCGTGCTGGGAGCCCTCTACCTGCTTCCGCCGATGCTGCGTTCCTTGCTGGAACGCTATCCCATGCAGTTCCTCTACGGCTCCATCGCAGCGGACATCTCCTTCGCCAAGAAGTACGCCGAGGCAGGTCGGCACTGCCATCATTGGCATGTGGGCGAGGAGATCCTGGACGCGGCCGGTGACGACCCGCTGCGCGCGGTGGCCTTCGGCTACCTGGCGCACCTGGCCGCGGATACGGTGGCCCACAACGTCTACGTGCCGCGGCAACTCCTCCTGACCAGCACGTCGAAGGGTCTCGGGCACACCTATTGGGAACACCGCATGGACATGCATGCGGGGGAGGCGTATCTGGCTGAGGCGCGACGGCTCATCACCGAGCACGATCACCGTGCGGCCGACGAACTGTTCGACCAGGTGCTGAGTGCCACGTTGTTCAGCTTCCAGACCAACCGCCGCATCTTTCGGGGCATGATCCGGGTCCAGGGCACAGAACGCTGGCAGCGGGTGTTCGACACGGTCCTGAAGAACTCCAGGTTCGATCTGCCGGATCCCCTGGTGCGACGCTACCTCGAGATCTCGTTCGATTCGGTCATCGACTACCTGGTCAACCGCCACCGCTCGGCCCCTGCTACCCTGGATCCGATCGGAGAGGTCAACCTGCGGCTGGCCAAACAGATCCGCCATCGCGAGCTGGCGGACGGCGCCATCGACGATCCCGACCTGCTGGCGCGCTCCGCCGACGCCTTCTTTCCCATTCCCGACGCTCCCCTGACCTTCCGCGCCCCTCAGGGCGTCGGCACACGAGGCCGCCTGAAGCCGGCCTGA
- the murA gene encoding UDP-N-acetylglucosamine 1-carboxyvinyltransferase, with product MPSFVVEGGHPLSGRIRPAGNKNAALPVLSAALLTSEPVVVDNVPRIRDVETLLEIIASLGARVEWTDANQVTIDAAAVEGRAPDPRLAERIRASVLLAGPLLARFGEARLAPPGGDIIGRRRLDTHFLAFEALGARVELDDGLHVRAGRLQGAELFLDEPSVTGTENAIMAAVLARGSTRIRNAASEPHVQDLCLLLQGMGARIEGIGTNTLHIDGVDRLGGTRFRVGPDHIEAGSFIGLAAVTGSELLIEDTPPEHMRSALLGFRRLGVECTVTDDGLLVHGDRPHEIRSDAFGHVPKIDDGPWPAFPADLTSIALVTATQCRGTILIHEKMFESRMFFTDKLVGMGAQIILCDPHRAVVVGPAPLRGGRVESPDIRAGMALLLAALAAEGESQIGNIGQIERGYERIDERLRALGARIRRVQD from the coding sequence ATGCCCAGCTTCGTGGTCGAAGGGGGACACCCCCTCTCGGGCCGGATCCGTCCCGCCGGAAACAAGAACGCGGCACTACCAGTGCTCTCGGCCGCCCTGCTGACGTCGGAGCCGGTGGTGGTGGACAACGTTCCCCGGATTCGGGACGTCGAGACGTTGCTCGAGATCATCGCGTCCCTGGGCGCACGCGTGGAATGGACCGACGCCAATCAGGTCACCATCGACGCCGCGGCGGTCGAAGGGCGCGCTCCCGATCCCCGGCTGGCCGAGCGGATTCGTGCCTCGGTGCTGTTGGCCGGCCCCCTTCTGGCCCGCTTCGGTGAGGCGCGGCTCGCTCCACCCGGAGGAGACATCATCGGCCGGCGCCGTCTCGACACCCACTTCCTGGCCTTCGAGGCGCTCGGAGCCCGTGTCGAACTGGATGACGGACTGCACGTGCGGGCGGGACGCCTGCAGGGAGCCGAGCTGTTCCTCGACGAGCCGTCGGTCACCGGCACCGAGAACGCCATCATGGCGGCGGTGCTGGCCAGAGGCTCCACGCGCATCCGCAACGCTGCCTCCGAGCCGCACGTTCAGGACCTCTGTCTGCTGCTGCAGGGGATGGGCGCGCGCATCGAGGGGATCGGGACCAACACCCTGCACATCGACGGGGTCGACCGGCTCGGGGGGACCCGCTTTCGCGTGGGGCCCGATCACATCGAAGCGGGGTCCTTCATCGGGCTGGCCGCGGTGACCGGCAGTGAACTGCTGATCGAGGACACGCCGCCCGAACACATGCGCTCCGCCCTCCTCGGCTTCCGCCGACTGGGGGTGGAGTGCACGGTGACCGACGATGGCCTCCTCGTCCACGGGGACCGACCCCACGAGATCCGCTCCGACGCGTTCGGGCACGTGCCCAAGATCGATGACGGCCCCTGGCCCGCCTTCCCGGCCGATCTGACCTCCATCGCCCTGGTGACGGCGACCCAGTGCCGAGGGACGATCCTGATCCACGAGAAGATGTTCGAGTCCCGCATGTTCTTCACGGACAAGCTGGTGGGCATGGGTGCCCAGATCATCCTCTGCGATCCCCATCGGGCCGTGGTGGTGGGGCCGGCGCCCCTGCGGGGGGGGCGGGTGGAAAGCCCTGACATCCGGGCGGGAATGGCGCTGCTCCTGGCGGCGCTCGCGGCGGAAGGGGAGAGCCAGATCGGCAACATCGGGCAGATCGAGCGGGGGTACGAGCGCATCGACGAGCGTCTGCGGGCGCTCGGGGCCCGAATCCGCCGGGTTCAGGACTAG
- the rimP gene encoding ribosome maturation factor RimP gives MTARERVECELETRVGALGFDPVVVEWAGNAQRPILRLRIDRSGAAAGQGVSVGDCAAVSRALEPWLDGVLPERYVLEVSSPGLERPLVRPDDWVRFAGQRVLIRARDPLGSLGRRIEGVLVPAESAEERKAVADGTGVVRIRLDGGDEVQVPLEGIERGRLVYEWS, from the coding sequence GTGACGGCGCGGGAGCGGGTCGAGTGCGAGCTGGAGACGCGGGTCGGAGCACTGGGCTTCGATCCCGTGGTGGTCGAGTGGGCCGGCAACGCCCAACGACCGATCCTCCGCCTCCGGATCGACCGGTCCGGCGCCGCTGCGGGGCAGGGCGTTTCGGTGGGTGACTGTGCCGCCGTCAGCCGTGCCCTGGAGCCCTGGCTCGACGGGGTGTTGCCCGAGCGGTACGTGCTGGAGGTGTCGTCTCCTGGCCTGGAGCGGCCGCTGGTACGCCCGGACGATTGGGTGCGCTTCGCGGGGCAGCGCGTCTTGATTCGCGCCCGCGACCCGCTGGGGTCGCTGGGACGGCGGATCGAGGGGGTACTGGTCCCCGCGGAGTCGGCGGAGGAACGGAAGGCGGTGGCGGATGGCACCGGTGTCGTCCGCATCCGGTTGGACGGAGGAGACGAGGTGCAGGTGCCCCTCGAGGGCATCGAGCGCGGTCGGCTCGTCTACGAATGGAGTTAG
- the nusA gene encoding transcription termination factor NusA, translated as MKAGQIVAALRDIASTKNLSDEALNDLMRDGILAGLARIYGPNVEAEIAIDDVSGDIDIVVLKRVVDAVEDSSTEISLTDARWDDPTYEVGDVMEIPVDFAQFGRNAVMATKQRIVQRVREGERQRIRDEYSDRIGELLSGEVQQIERGKIVVMLNRSRDAEAIIPWREQNPRERFRQGDPIRAVLKKVDETPKGPRMILSRADPLFVAALFKLEVPEIYQGIVEIRGIAREVGGRSKLAVYSRDESIDPVGACVGLKGSRVQAVVSELGGERIDIVPWHPDPEVYARRALAPARVSKVISDSERQVITAIVDEDQLSLAIGRNGQNVRLASQLIGWQIDLYGSREWLERGAGLSLFGPEPTENYEMADFPLQELDVPAAALAALESAGYSSFLDIIDLEEADFLKIPGLSESDAKRLVELIDELTVVETLPEANAATSAGAVATEATSGMDVAGDVPVTEDAEAAGGDAT; from the coding sequence ATGAAAGCTGGTCAGATCGTGGCGGCGCTGAGAGACATCGCGTCCACGAAGAACCTCTCGGACGAGGCGCTCAACGACTTGATGCGTGACGGCATCTTGGCGGGGCTGGCGCGCATCTATGGTCCGAACGTCGAGGCCGAGATCGCCATCGACGATGTGAGTGGCGATATCGACATCGTCGTGTTGAAGCGCGTCGTCGACGCAGTCGAGGATTCCTCCACCGAGATCTCGCTCACCGATGCTCGCTGGGACGATCCGACCTATGAAGTCGGGGACGTCATGGAGATCCCCGTCGACTTCGCGCAATTCGGTCGCAATGCCGTGATGGCCACCAAGCAGCGCATCGTCCAGCGGGTTCGCGAGGGAGAGCGGCAGCGCATCCGGGACGAGTATTCGGACCGGATCGGCGAGCTGCTTTCCGGCGAGGTCCAACAGATCGAGCGCGGCAAGATCGTCGTCATGCTGAACCGGTCCAGGGATGCCGAAGCCATCATCCCGTGGCGGGAGCAGAACCCACGGGAGCGCTTCCGGCAGGGAGACCCGATCCGGGCCGTGTTGAAGAAGGTGGACGAGACGCCCAAGGGGCCTCGGATGATCCTGTCCAGGGCGGATCCCCTGTTCGTCGCAGCCCTGTTCAAGCTCGAGGTGCCGGAGATCTACCAAGGGATCGTCGAGATCCGAGGGATCGCCCGTGAGGTAGGGGGTCGTTCCAAGCTGGCCGTCTACAGCCGGGACGAGTCCATCGACCCCGTCGGTGCGTGCGTGGGCCTCAAGGGGTCGCGCGTGCAAGCGGTGGTGTCGGAGCTCGGCGGCGAGCGGATCGACATCGTGCCGTGGCATCCCGACCCCGAGGTATACGCGCGCCGGGCTTTGGCGCCGGCCCGCGTCTCGAAGGTGATCAGCGACTCCGAGCGACAAGTGATCACGGCGATCGTCGATGAGGATCAGCTGTCGCTGGCGATCGGACGGAACGGCCAGAACGTGCGTCTGGCGTCCCAGTTGATCGGCTGGCAGATCGACCTCTACGGGTCGCGGGAGTGGCTGGAGCGCGGCGCGGGGCTATCGCTCTTCGGTCCCGAGCCCACCGAGAACTACGAGATGGCGGACTTCCCGCTCCAGGAGCTGGACGTGCCCGCTGCCGCTCTGGCGGCCCTCGAAAGCGCTGGATATAGTAGCTTTCTGGACATCATCGACCTCGAAGAGGCGGATTTCTTGAAAATCCCGGGCCTCTCCGAGTCCGATGCGAAGCGACTCGTCGAGCTGATCGACGAGCTGACCGTCGTCGAGACGCTGCCGGAGGCGAACGCTGCGACGAGCGCGGGCGCTGTGGCGACGGAGGCGACATCGGGAATGGACGTCGCGGGTGATGTGCCCGTGACCGAAGACGCAGAGGCAGCCGGGGGTGACGCGACCTGA
- a CDS encoding L7Ae/L30e/S12e/Gadd45 family ribosomal protein, translating into MLGLARRSGHVAPGTARAREAIRRGEARLVLVAADASPAQVDKVRKPAERHGIPLFVWGDRESLGRAVGAGPLSAVAVTRADLAKAVLARVAPETAEHEAEH; encoded by the coding sequence ATGCTGGGCCTCGCGCGTCGCTCTGGACACGTAGCGCCCGGTACCGCTCGAGCCCGAGAGGCGATCCGGCGCGGTGAGGCCAGGCTGGTCCTGGTCGCGGCGGACGCGTCCCCCGCTCAAGTCGACAAAGTGCGGAAGCCGGCCGAGCGGCACGGGATCCCCCTGTTCGTCTGGGGCGATCGCGAGTCGCTGGGTCGGGCGGTAGGTGCAGGGCCTCTGTCGGCCGTCGCGGTCACGCGGGCCGACTTGGCGAAGGCGGTCCTGGCGCGAGTGGCGCCGGAGACCGCGGAACACGAAGCGGAGCATTGA